A window from bacterium encodes these proteins:
- a CDS encoding chemotaxis protein CheW: MSGQATASAPGTVTEVRAGKYLTFGLGKEEYGIEILKVREIIGMMSTTAVPNMPAYVKGVINLRGKVIPVVNIRLKFGMPEAEQTSETCIIVVDVQGQLIGLVVDRVSEVLDIRGEEIEDSPNVGITVDQAIVLGMAKIKGQVKILLDIDRVLSEMEAQV, from the coding sequence ATGAGCGGGCAGGCCACAGCATCCGCCCCGGGAACCGTCACTGAGGTGCGGGCGGGGAAGTATTTGACGTTTGGTCTCGGCAAGGAGGAATACGGAATCGAGATCCTCAAGGTTCGCGAGATCATTGGAATGATGTCCACCACGGCGGTACCCAACATGCCAGCCTACGTGAAAGGGGTCATCAACCTTCGCGGCAAGGTCATACCGGTGGTGAATATCCGGTTGAAGTTCGGGATGCCGGAAGCCGAGCAGACCTCGGAAACCTGCATCATCGTAGTGGACGTTCAGGGGCAACTGATCGGGCTGGTGGTGGATCGAGTCTCGGAAGTCTTGGACATTCGCGGCGAAGAGATCGAGGACTCCCCCAACGTCGGGATCACCGTGGATCAGGCGATCGTTTTGGGCATGGCCAAGATCAAGGGGCAGGTGAAGATCCTGCTCGACATTGACCGGGTCCTGTCGGAGATGGAGGCGCAGGTCTGA
- a CDS encoding SpoIIE family protein phosphatase produces the protein MKQLLKSATGLIGLGLFAYLFIFFAWDATKIVSWQRSGVVGSHLQLAADSTLTFQIVDSTDFLKPPRPHVGDTLLSIEDTSTSRAAWAARFNSPNKPWQEIPIRYLHAGDTLTADIVPAPPRITSSSLVILLQCLRFLITFLYVSVALWAFFRRPDSAAVRVLALFCFAMAGLMISGVNILSDEYASFDIPLKDLIRNLLDYLSSIFSALWLHLTFLFPHPVRLMQKRPVLAHLICYLPVALVLAVVSYVQAAGLAVNITTPVMTVFGGQVVAGLTILVVRHVRGRSHLERRQTRLVIWGSGFGLTVLIALIVFSQVFQEWLLTNPRSMLIAINFAFAALLASPVSFAYAFNRYRLLEVEARLRRGTRYVLAIAALVAAMTVMGFAVGTFARRYFGEEGGTLAVLVAVLAAFSIFPLLRAARVFLERRLYPERQRLRGMFHDFLQQAFTVTDSRAFWKQIEIRFEQGLAVRGVFPVVRARDNGHFLCRESEETPFHTESLLVEHLEREPRPLMVDEAIASLRVPLSIEESTWLSDRRIALVLPLITHSRLVGFLGLGSKTEQDDYAAEELQILSSLASQVALASENIRLIEENVGKRRLEEQLEMARRIQSGFLPTEIPPTPGLEIAARSRFCLEVAGDYFDIIPLENGETVMAVGDVSGKGAGAAMLMANLQASLRTAVGMGVSLTDVVARINDLTHRNTPPEEYITFFVGTFRPDTHQFRYVNAGHNPPLVRHHDGTIRVLHEGGLLLGVMRGVAYEEGEVTIAPGELLLMYTDGVSEAMNERDEEFGEQRIRELLERANALSPQEALEALEADVAHHSHRTTLDDDFTLLLARAR, from the coding sequence TTGAAGCAGCTTCTGAAAAGCGCTACCGGTCTGATCGGACTCGGGCTCTTCGCCTACCTGTTCATCTTCTTTGCCTGGGATGCCACCAAGATCGTCTCCTGGCAGAGATCGGGCGTGGTCGGATCGCACCTCCAATTAGCCGCCGACAGCACGCTGACCTTTCAGATCGTGGACTCCACGGATTTCCTGAAACCCCCTCGGCCTCATGTGGGGGATACGCTGCTCTCGATAGAGGATACTTCTACCAGTCGGGCGGCTTGGGCGGCACGGTTCAACAGTCCCAACAAACCCTGGCAAGAAATTCCCATCCGTTACCTCCATGCCGGGGACACCCTCACTGCCGACATCGTCCCCGCCCCGCCCCGGATTACCTCTTCCTCTCTGGTCATTCTGCTGCAGTGCCTGCGTTTCCTGATTACTTTCCTCTATGTGTCGGTGGCCCTGTGGGCCTTCTTCCGGCGGCCCGACTCGGCGGCCGTGCGGGTTCTGGCCTTGTTCTGTTTCGCGATGGCCGGGCTGATGATCTCCGGCGTGAACATCCTCTCGGATGAATACGCGTCCTTCGATATCCCGCTCAAAGACCTTATCCGCAATTTACTGGACTACTTGTCCTCGATTTTTAGCGCCCTCTGGCTGCACCTGACGTTCCTGTTTCCGCATCCGGTGCGGCTCATGCAAAAGCGGCCGGTGCTGGCCCATTTGATCTGCTATCTGCCGGTGGCTCTGGTGCTGGCGGTGGTCTCGTACGTGCAGGCGGCCGGATTGGCCGTTAATATTACCACACCGGTAATGACCGTTTTTGGAGGTCAGGTCGTGGCCGGACTGACGATTCTGGTCGTGAGACACGTGCGCGGGCGAAGCCATCTGGAACGCCGCCAGACCCGTCTGGTGATCTGGGGATCGGGCTTCGGCTTAACCGTCCTGATCGCGCTCATCGTGTTCTCGCAGGTCTTTCAGGAATGGCTGCTCACCAATCCGCGGAGTATGTTGATCGCGATCAACTTCGCGTTCGCCGCGCTCCTCGCGTCCCCCGTGTCGTTCGCCTATGCCTTCAACCGCTACCGGCTGCTCGAGGTGGAGGCCCGATTGCGGCGCGGCACGCGTTATGTCCTTGCCATCGCCGCCCTTGTTGCCGCGATGACCGTTATGGGATTCGCGGTCGGAACGTTTGCACGCCGGTACTTCGGAGAAGAGGGCGGAACTCTGGCCGTGCTGGTGGCGGTGCTCGCGGCTTTCAGCATCTTCCCGCTTCTGCGTGCGGCCCGCGTATTTCTCGAACGGCGGCTCTATCCCGAGCGGCAGCGATTGCGGGGCATGTTCCACGACTTCCTGCAGCAGGCGTTCACCGTCACCGACAGCCGCGCTTTCTGGAAACAGATCGAAATCCGCTTCGAGCAGGGCTTGGCCGTGCGCGGAGTCTTCCCGGTTGTCCGCGCGCGGGACAACGGACATTTTCTGTGTCGCGAATCGGAAGAAACTCCCTTCCATACCGAGAGCCTGCTCGTCGAACATCTCGAACGCGAACCGCGGCCACTGATGGTTGATGAGGCCATCGCCAGCCTGCGGGTTCCTCTGAGCATCGAGGAATCCACTTGGCTCTCCGATCGGCGAATCGCCCTCGTGCTTCCGTTAATCACTCACTCGCGGCTGGTCGGTTTCTTGGGATTGGGAAGCAAGACCGAGCAGGACGATTACGCAGCCGAAGAACTTCAAATTCTGAGTTCTCTCGCTTCACAAGTAGCGCTGGCCAGCGAGAACATCCGGCTCATCGAAGAGAACGTCGGCAAGCGGCGGCTCGAAGAACAACTGGAAATGGCTCGTCGCATCCAGAGCGGATTCCTGCCCACCGAAATTCCGCCCACTCCCGGTTTGGAAATTGCCGCCCGCAGCCGCTTCTGTCTGGAAGTGGCCGGCGACTACTTCGACATTATTCCGCTGGAGAACGGCGAAACCGTGATGGCGGTCGGTGACGTTTCCGGTAAGGGCGCGGGCGCGGCTATGCTAATGGCCAATCTTCAGGCGTCGCTGCGCACTGCCGTCGGCATGGGCGTCTCGCTGACCGACGTCGTCGCTCGCATCAACGACCTCACCCACCGCAACACACCGCCCGAAGAGTATATCACCTTCTTCGTGGGAACCTTCCGGCCCGATACCCATCAATTCCGCTACGTCAACGCCGGTCACAATCCGCCCCTCGTTCGTCATCACGACGGTACGATCCGAGTATTGCACGAAGGCGGATTGCTGTTAGGAGTCATGCGCGGCGTTGCGTATGAGGAAGGAGAAGTGACCATCGCTCCCGGCGAACTCTTGCTCATGTACACCGACGGCGTCAGCGAAGCGATGAACGAGCGCGACGAGGAATTCGGCGAGCAGCGCATCCGCGAGCTGCTCGAACGGGCGAACGCGCTCAGCCCCCAGGAGGCCTTGGAGGCTCTCGAGGCGGACGTGGCGCATCATTCCCACCGCACGACCCTCGACGACGACTTCACCCTCCTCCTCGCCCGCGCCAGGTAG
- a CDS encoding efflux RND transporter periplasmic adaptor subunit, producing MILAAISLAISGCGESDAKPQYRWGVVDRGSVQTVVTATGTANAVTTVTVGSQVSGTIREILVDFNSPVEKGQVIARLDPTFLQAAVAENEANLARAQATLVQAERDLVRIRDLYDKSLGAQVDYDNALTAVDVTKAAVRQAEATLDRARVNLTYSVVRSPIDGVVISRNVDVGQTVAASLQAPTLFTIAQDLRQMQIETNIDEADIGGLREGMEASFTVDSYPDDEFTGKIRQIRFAATVDQNVVTYPVIIDVPNPDLKLRPGMTANVTIVTAARENVLRAPATALRFRPPNEKRENVSPESRERSGNPRDSTMTAEGAKSNWGTIYRKKSAGELESCRVRTGLNNGTHVVILGGEIHEGDSVAVGQVAVSASSASAMPGMGPGRRH from the coding sequence TTGATCCTTGCGGCCATTTCGCTTGCGATCTCGGGCTGTGGCGAGTCGGATGCGAAGCCGCAGTATCGCTGGGGAGTTGTGGATCGCGGCAGCGTCCAGACCGTGGTCACCGCCACCGGGACCGCCAATGCCGTCACGACCGTCACGGTGGGTTCGCAGGTTTCGGGTACGATCCGTGAAATCCTCGTGGATTTCAACTCGCCCGTCGAAAAGGGACAGGTGATCGCGCGATTGGATCCGACCTTTTTGCAGGCGGCGGTGGCCGAAAATGAGGCCAATCTGGCCCGCGCGCAGGCTACACTGGTGCAAGCCGAGCGCGACCTGGTGCGAATCCGCGACCTGTACGACAAGTCACTCGGCGCGCAGGTGGACTACGATAACGCGCTGACGGCGGTGGACGTAACCAAAGCCGCCGTCCGTCAGGCCGAGGCGACGCTGGATCGAGCGCGAGTCAACTTGACCTACTCGGTCGTTCGCTCGCCGATTGACGGAGTGGTGATCTCGCGCAACGTGGACGTGGGGCAGACGGTGGCGGCGTCGCTGCAGGCTCCGACTCTGTTCACCATCGCCCAGGACCTCCGGCAGATGCAGATCGAGACCAACATTGACGAGGCCGACATCGGCGGTCTGCGCGAAGGAATGGAAGCCAGTTTCACGGTGGACAGCTATCCCGATGACGAATTCACGGGCAAGATCCGGCAGATTCGCTTTGCGGCTACCGTGGATCAGAACGTCGTCACCTATCCGGTGATTATTGACGTGCCCAATCCCGATCTCAAATTGCGTCCGGGCATGACCGCCAACGTGACTATCGTGACGGCGGCCCGCGAAAACGTTTTACGCGCGCCGGCTACGGCGTTGCGGTTCCGTCCGCCGAACGAGAAACGCGAGAATGTTTCTCCTGAATCGCGAGAACGATCGGGCAACCCGCGCGATTCGACGATGACCGCGGAGGGCGCGAAATCCAATTGGGGAACGATCTACCGGAAGAAATCCGCCGGAGAATTGGAGTCGTGCCGCGTCCGCACCGGACTCAACAACGGCACGCACGTGGTCATTCTCGGCGGAGAGATTCATGAAGGTGATTCGGTGGCGGTCGGTCAGGTGGCGGTCAGTGCGTCCAGCGCGTCAGCGATGCCGGGGATGGGTCCGGGAAGGCGGCACTGA
- a CDS encoding MFS transporter has protein sequence MTNATVSPSPKKEFSMFGFRHGYWMLCGIEMFERMAYFLVRTVVAVYIMQADDPGGLHFTAAQKGTIFAWWFVFQSVLPMFTGGYADRYGYKKTIAFSVTMNIIGFVLMAYLRTFWGFFGGVLVLATGTAFFKPGLQGSLAQNLTKENSSVGWGIFYWIVNVGAFIAHPLAGLLQVGLGWKAIFLTSAGITACNYLWLLTFKDFASGASKTETPIQVFVRTIKNIFEPRLVAWLLIMSCFWLMMYQLWDLHPNFLTDWIDSSALSAMLPQFLSHETDRGWQVLQQNMLSLNSLLIVCIMIPVSWMVRRMRTLEAMVIGMIVATVGILVAGLTASGWIFLLGVVFFSLGEMLTGPKKNEYLGLIAPPGKKGLYLGYVNIPVGIGGFFGSKLAGHVYGHYGEKAVLAQRYLLEHTPLGQGKSWNGDPDVLAGLLGVSRTEAMVKLQEATGLNAVEATNLLWNTYSPHLYVWIPFACVGVVAVVALVIFSRMAKRWSDMNA, from the coding sequence GTGACCAACGCAACTGTCAGCCCTTCGCCCAAGAAGGAGTTCAGCATGTTCGGCTTCCGCCACGGCTACTGGATGCTGTGCGGAATCGAGATGTTCGAGCGGATGGCGTATTTTCTCGTCCGCACCGTGGTGGCCGTGTACATCATGCAGGCCGACGATCCGGGCGGACTTCATTTTACGGCCGCTCAGAAGGGCACCATCTTCGCGTGGTGGTTCGTCTTCCAGTCGGTGCTGCCGATGTTCACCGGCGGGTACGCGGATCGCTACGGCTACAAGAAGACGATTGCGTTCTCGGTGACGATGAACATCATCGGATTCGTGCTGATGGCCTATCTGAGAACGTTCTGGGGATTTTTCGGAGGCGTGCTGGTTCTGGCCACCGGAACCGCCTTCTTCAAGCCGGGACTGCAAGGCTCGCTGGCTCAGAATCTGACCAAGGAAAACTCGTCGGTCGGCTGGGGAATCTTCTACTGGATCGTCAACGTCGGAGCGTTCATTGCTCATCCACTGGCAGGTCTCTTGCAGGTGGGATTGGGCTGGAAGGCGATTTTTCTCACGTCGGCCGGAATCACAGCCTGCAACTATCTCTGGCTGCTGACCTTCAAGGATTTTGCGTCGGGCGCTTCCAAGACGGAGACTCCGATTCAGGTGTTCGTCCGCACGATCAAGAACATCTTCGAGCCGCGGCTGGTCGCCTGGCTGCTCATCATGTCCTGTTTCTGGCTGATGATGTACCAGCTCTGGGATCTGCATCCCAACTTCCTCACCGACTGGATTGACAGCTCGGCCTTGTCGGCGATGCTGCCGCAGTTCCTCTCGCACGAGACCGATCGCGGCTGGCAGGTCTTGCAGCAGAATATGCTCTCGCTCAATTCGCTGCTCATCGTGTGCATCATGATTCCGGTGTCATGGATGGTGCGGAGAATGCGGACGCTGGAAGCGATGGTGATCGGGATGATCGTCGCCACCGTCGGCATTTTGGTGGCGGGACTGACGGCCAGCGGCTGGATCTTCCTGTTGGGCGTGGTCTTCTTCTCGCTGGGAGAGATGCTCACCGGGCCGAAGAAGAATGAATATCTGGGACTGATCGCGCCGCCGGGAAAGAAGGGACTCTATCTGGGCTATGTGAACATTCCGGTGGGAATCGGCGGATTCTTCGGCTCAAAGCTGGCGGGCCACGTTTATGGCCACTACGGCGAGAAGGCCGTGCTGGCGCAGAGATACCTGCTGGAACACACTCCACTGGGACAGGGAAAATCGTGGAACGGAGATCCCGACGTGCTGGCCGGACTGCTCGGAGTGTCGCGCACCGAGGCGATGGTCAAGCTTCAGGAGGCGACCGGCCTTAACGCGGTGGAAGCCACCAACCTGCTTTGGAACACCTATTCCCCGCATCTTTACGTCTGGATTCCGTTCGCCTGCGTGGGGGTGGTGGCGGTGGTAGCGCTGGTCATCTTCAGTCGCATGGCCAAGCGATGGTCGGACATGAATGCGTGA
- a CDS encoding CZB domain-containing protein, with the protein MNFSSLTIGKRIALGSGVILVFLLVVAVWSYTGVNSMSGALHGLLYGEETQAMLDQREIDHLMWAAKVSEVLSKEQAHELGVQVDDHQCGFGKWLYGEVRREVEKHYPQLAHMLKAIEEPHYKLHETAKEMDKCLASNDAARWEHASHVYTTNTLPLLTEVRNHLHEVRGVVGKEVSTAETNMKATAASTSRAVLLIGIVALIVGMVTATVIIRSIGRALRKVVDSAGEGANQIAAASGQVSSAAQGVAEGSQEQAASIEETSSSVEELSAMTKQNADNAKTVAQLMKEATSMVAKASQGADGMDAAMREIKSASDQTSKIIKTIDEIAFQTNLLALNAAVEAARAGEAGKGFAVVAEEVRNLAMRAAEAAKNTGALIEDNVNRVDGGVQIVGTLKTALEDVSNSASKVANLVNEVAAASDEQSRGLEQINTAVNQMNQVTQANAANAEEAASASEEASAQSETLRDLVNELMMLVNGKGIDMGMDRRDYTATRKPALRKPERPTAPPRRAKVETPARAIPLDDAEISKF; encoded by the coding sequence ATGAACTTCTCAAGTTTGACGATCGGGAAGCGGATCGCTCTGGGGAGCGGTGTGATTCTCGTGTTCTTGCTCGTGGTGGCCGTGTGGTCCTACACGGGCGTCAACTCGATGTCGGGTGCGCTGCACGGCCTTCTGTACGGCGAGGAGACACAGGCGATGCTTGACCAGCGTGAGATTGACCATCTCATGTGGGCGGCCAAGGTATCCGAGGTGCTCTCGAAGGAACAAGCCCATGAATTGGGTGTGCAGGTGGACGATCACCAGTGCGGTTTCGGTAAATGGTTGTACGGCGAAGTACGGCGCGAGGTCGAGAAGCACTATCCGCAGCTCGCGCACATGCTCAAAGCCATCGAAGAGCCGCACTATAAGCTGCACGAGACCGCCAAGGAGATGGACAAGTGTCTTGCATCGAACGATGCTGCGCGTTGGGAACACGCGAGCCACGTTTACACCACAAACACGCTGCCGCTTCTGACGGAAGTGCGAAATCACTTGCACGAAGTCCGGGGCGTGGTCGGCAAGGAGGTCAGCACGGCGGAAACGAACATGAAAGCCACCGCCGCTTCGACTTCGCGGGCCGTCCTGCTGATCGGAATTGTTGCCTTGATCGTAGGCATGGTGACGGCCACCGTTATTATTCGCAGCATCGGGCGGGCGCTACGTAAGGTGGTGGATTCGGCCGGCGAGGGAGCCAACCAGATTGCCGCCGCGTCCGGACAGGTTTCGTCGGCGGCCCAAGGCGTAGCCGAAGGCTCGCAGGAGCAGGCGGCTTCGATTGAGGAAACCAGCTCGAGCGTGGAAGAGCTGTCGGCCATGACCAAGCAGAACGCCGACAATGCCAAGACCGTGGCTCAACTGATGAAAGAGGCGACCAGCATGGTTGCCAAGGCTTCGCAGGGAGCCGACGGCATGGATGCCGCCATGAGGGAAATCAAGAGCGCTTCCGACCAGACGTCGAAGATCATCAAGACGATTGACGAAATCGCGTTCCAGACCAACCTGCTTGCGCTGAACGCCGCCGTCGAGGCGGCCCGCGCCGGAGAAGCCGGCAAGGGTTTCGCGGTGGTGGCCGAAGAGGTGCGCAATCTGGCGATGCGGGCGGCGGAAGCGGCCAAGAACACCGGTGCGCTGATCGAAGATAACGTCAATCGCGTAGACGGCGGCGTGCAGATTGTCGGTACGCTCAAGACCGCCCTCGAAGACGTTTCGAATTCGGCGTCGAAGGTAGCCAATTTGGTCAATGAAGTGGCGGCGGCTTCCGACGAACAATCGCGCGGTCTGGAACAGATCAACACGGCCGTGAACCAGATGAATCAGGTGACTCAGGCTAATGCCGCCAACGCCGAGGAAGCGGCCTCGGCCTCGGAAGAAGCCTCCGCGCAATCGGAGACATTGCGCGATCTGGTCAACGAGCTCATGATGCTGGTCAACGGCAAAGGCATTGACATGGGTATGGACCGCCGTGACTACACCGCCACGCGGAAGCCAGCCCTTCGCAAGCCCGAACGGCCGACCGCTCCGCCGAGGAGAGCCAAAGTCGAGACCCCCGCCAGGGCGATTCCGCTCGACGACGCCGAGATCAGTAAGTTCTAA
- a CDS encoding ABC transporter permease — MSFLVLLRVCLRALLRNKMRSVLTALGIIIGVAAVVSMVGITTGARNTVQSQISALGDNVFMIFSGTVSRTGTRTSWGSVNSLTEQDATALRTQCPSVRAISPAIRLGAQLIYGNTNWSTQLWGVAPDYVDIRRYEVVSGRMLNETDLRGAAKVCLVGKTVVDNLFEGNDPVGSVIRIRRLPFEVIGVLGEKGQSAMGHDQDDLTIIPLTTAAKKFQGGNTRINMILGSAVGGDLVEQAQGEITDVLRARHRIGPKDDDDFIIRTQADISQTVEESSRTMTMLLASVAFVSLLVGGIGIMNIMLVSVTERTREIGIRMAVGARPRDILLQFLTEAVVLAAIGGVLGVLLGIGVSATISKLAGWATEISPVAAFVSVGFSGLVGIFFGFYPARKASLLDPIEALRYE, encoded by the coding sequence ATGAGTTTTCTGGTTCTCCTGCGGGTGTGTCTGCGGGCGCTGCTCCGCAACAAGATGCGTTCCGTGCTCACTGCGCTGGGCATTATCATCGGCGTGGCGGCGGTGGTGTCCATGGTCGGGATCACCACCGGGGCGCGCAATACCGTGCAGTCGCAGATTTCCGCACTCGGTGACAACGTATTCATGATATTTTCGGGCACCGTCAGCCGCACCGGAACCCGCACCAGTTGGGGCTCGGTGAACAGCCTCACCGAGCAGGACGCGACCGCCCTCCGCACGCAGTGTCCGAGCGTGCGGGCAATCAGTCCGGCCATTCGATTGGGCGCGCAGCTCATCTATGGAAACACCAACTGGTCCACTCAGCTTTGGGGAGTGGCACCCGATTACGTGGACATCCGCCGCTATGAAGTCGTCAGCGGGCGGATGTTAAACGAAACCGACCTGCGCGGCGCGGCCAAAGTGTGTCTGGTCGGCAAGACGGTGGTGGATAATCTGTTCGAGGGAAACGATCCGGTCGGCAGCGTGATTCGCATTCGCCGCCTGCCGTTTGAAGTGATCGGCGTGCTCGGCGAAAAGGGCCAATCGGCGATGGGACACGATCAGGACGATCTCACAATCATTCCTCTCACTACCGCCGCCAAGAAATTTCAGGGCGGCAACACGCGCATCAACATGATTCTCGGCTCGGCGGTGGGCGGCGATCTGGTGGAGCAGGCGCAGGGGGAGATCACCGACGTGTTGCGCGCCCGCCATCGCATCGGGCCGAAGGACGATGACGATTTCATCATCCGCACGCAGGCCGACATTTCGCAGACGGTGGAAGAGTCGTCGCGCACCATGACGATGCTGCTGGCATCCGTCGCTTTCGTGTCGCTGCTGGTAGGCGGCATCGGCATCATGAACATCATGCTCGTCAGCGTGACCGAGCGCACGCGCGAGATCGGAATTCGGATGGCGGTGGGCGCACGGCCGCGCGACATTCTGCTGCAATTCCTGACCGAGGCGGTGGTCTTGGCGGCGATCGGCGGCGTGTTAGGAGTGTTGCTCGGCATCGGAGTCTCGGCCACGATCAGCAAGCTGGCCGGGTGGGCGACCGAGATTTCGCCGGTGGCGGCGTTCGTTTCGGTGGGATTTTCCGGTCTGGTGGGAATCTTTTTCGGATTTTATCCGGCCCGCAAGGCCTCGCTGCTCGATCCGATTGAGGCGCTCAGGTACGAGTGA
- a CDS encoding MFS transporter gives MTESLEKREFSLFGFKFGYWMLCSIEMFERLAYFCVRSVVAVYILQADDPGGLHFTAAQKGSIYAWWFVFQSVLPMFTGGYADRYGYKKTLAFSVTMNIIGYVLMAYMRTYWSFFFGVMVLATGTAFFKPSLQGSLAQNLNKSNSSVGWGFFYWIVNVGSMIAFPVAGLLRSDLGWKYVFLFSAAATACNYLLLFTFKDFPSGASKTETPVQVFKRTIKNIVEPRLIAWLLIMSCFWLMMYQLWDLHPNFLTDWTDSGSIAVLIPDALTHMTDRGLQVLQENLLNLNAILIVLFMIPVSWVVRRIRTLEAMVIGMIVATGGVLVAGLTASGWIFLLGVVFFSAGEMLTGPKKNEYLGLIAPPGKKGLYLGYVNIPVGIGGFVGSKLAGHLYGHYGEKAVLAQRYLLEHTPLGQGKLWNGDPDALAGLIGVGRTEAMVKLQEVTGLDPVQATHLLWNTYSPHLYVWIPFAAIGVVAIIALIIFARMARRWDDMNA, from the coding sequence GTGACCGAATCCCTTGAGAAACGCGAATTCTCGCTGTTTGGTTTCAAATTCGGCTATTGGATGCTGTGCTCGATCGAGATGTTCGAGCGGCTGGCCTATTTCTGCGTGCGGTCGGTGGTGGCTGTGTACATCCTGCAGGCCGATGATCCGGGCGGATTGCACTTCACGGCCGCGCAGAAGGGCAGCATCTACGCCTGGTGGTTCGTCTTCCAGTCGGTGCTGCCGATGTTCACCGGCGGCTACGCCGACCGCTACGGCTACAAGAAGACGCTGGCCTTCTCGGTGACCATGAACATCATCGGCTACGTGCTGATGGCGTATATGCGGACGTATTGGTCTTTCTTCTTCGGAGTGATGGTGCTGGCCACGGGGACGGCTTTCTTCAAGCCGTCGCTGCAAGGATCGCTGGCCCAGAATCTGAACAAGAGTAATTCATCGGTGGGCTGGGGATTCTTCTACTGGATCGTGAACGTCGGCTCGATGATCGCGTTTCCGGTGGCTGGCCTGTTGCGCTCGGACCTGGGCTGGAAATACGTATTCCTGTTTTCGGCGGCGGCCACGGCCTGCAACTATCTCCTGTTGTTCACTTTCAAGGATTTTCCGTCGGGGGCCTCGAAAACGGAGACTCCAGTACAGGTGTTCAAACGCACGATCAAGAACATCGTCGAACCGCGGCTGATCGCGTGGCTGCTGATCATGTCCTGTTTCTGGCTCATGATGTACCAGCTCTGGGACCTGCATCCCAATTTCCTGACCGACTGGACGGACAGCGGTTCGATTGCGGTGCTGATTCCCGACGCGCTGACGCACATGACCGACCGGGGATTACAGGTTCTGCAGGAAAACCTGCTGAATCTGAACGCGATTCTGATCGTGCTGTTCATGATTCCGGTGTCGTGGGTGGTGCGGCGGATACGGACGCTGGAAGCGATGGTGATCGGCATGATCGTGGCCACCGGCGGTGTTTTAGTGGCGGGCCTGACGGCCAGCGGTTGGATATTTCTTCTCGGAGTGGTGTTCTTCTCGGCGGGCGAGATGCTGACCGGGCCGAAAAAGAACGAGTATCTGGGTCTGATCGCTCCGCCGGGGAAGAAGGGGCTGTATCTCGGCTATGTGAATATTCCGGTCGGCATCGGCGGATTCGTGGGATCGAAGCTGGCCGGGCATCTTTACGGACATTACGGCGAGAAGGCGGTGCTCGCGCAGCGATACCTGCTGGAACACACGCCACTGGGACAGGGCAAACTCTGGAACGGCGATCCCGACGCGCTGGCGGGGCTGATCGGAGTCGGGCGGACTGAAGCGATGGTCAAGCTGCAGGAGGTTACCGGACTCGATCCGGTGCAGGCCACGCATCTCCTCTGGAACACGTATTCACCGCATCTCTACGTATGGATTCCCTTCGCCGCGATCGGTGTGGTGGCGATTATCGCTCTCATCATCTTCGCCCGCATGGCGAGGCGATGGGATGACATGAACGCGTGA
- a CDS encoding ABC transporter ATP-binding protein, with protein MGDVEVRALDGVSLEVPRGDFIAILGASGSGKSTLMNIIGCLDRPTGGNYIIDGHEVSRLSRPQLAGIRNRFIGFVFQGFNLLARTSALENVELPLIYSGLGGRERHQRAREALERVGLGDRMTHHPSQLSGGQQQRVAIARALVNRPSLLLADEPTGNLDTHTSQEIMGLFDELNRDGMTIILITHEHDIGAYARRRITLSDGRIVQEEAA; from the coding sequence ATGGGCGACGTGGAAGTCCGGGCTTTGGATGGTGTGTCGCTGGAGGTGCCGCGCGGGGACTTCATCGCGATTCTCGGCGCATCGGGCAGCGGCAAATCCACGCTCATGAACATCATCGGCTGTCTCGACCGTCCGACGGGCGGCAACTACATCATAGACGGGCACGAGGTATCCCGGCTGTCGCGGCCGCAACTGGCGGGAATTCGTAACCGGTTCATCGGTTTCGTGTTTCAGGGATTCAATCTGCTGGCGCGGACGTCGGCTCTCGAAAACGTCGAACTTCCGCTGATCTACTCGGGTCTGGGAGGCCGCGAACGTCATCAGCGCGCTCGGGAAGCTTTAGAGCGCGTCGGACTGGGCGACCGCATGACGCATCATCCGTCACAGCTTTCCGGCGGGCAGCAGCAGCGGGTGGCCATCGCCCGCGCGCTGGTGAACCGTCCGTCGCTGCTCCTCGCCGATGAACCGACCGGCAATCTGGACACGCATACCAGCCAGGAGATCATGGGTCTGTTTGACGAGCTGAACCGCGACGGCATGACGATTATTCTGATTACGCACGAACACGACATCGGAGCCTATGCCCGCCGCCGGATCACACTCAGCGACGGGCGGATCGTGCAGGAGGAAGCGGCATGA